The Methanohalophilus portucalensis genome window below encodes:
- a CDS encoding phosphoribosyltransferase, with amino-acid sequence MQIYKNRVDAGRKLAGELSEYANRKDVILLALPRGGVPVAYEIAKQLKVPMDIFLIRKLGVPGNEELAMGAIDSEDVRVLNQDIIRSFDISDRMIAKVAADERRELHRRERLYRGDRKRPEVKGRTVILIDDGLATGATMLAAVKALRSKNPSNIVIAVPVASLDTCRAFEREVDDLICGATPEPFHGVGAWYEDFRQVSDEEVCDMLEKSISLQKPGAD; translated from the coding sequence ATGCAGATATACAAAAATAGGGTGGATGCCGGGCGCAAACTGGCTGGTGAATTAAGTGAGTATGCAAACAGGAAGGACGTTATTTTGCTTGCCCTTCCAAGGGGTGGAGTGCCGGTTGCATATGAAATTGCAAAACAATTGAAAGTACCTATGGACATTTTTCTGATTCGAAAACTGGGTGTTCCCGGGAATGAAGAACTGGCAATGGGAGCTATCGATTCCGAGGATGTCCGTGTACTGAATCAAGATATAATCAGGTCTTTCGATATCTCCGATAGAATGATTGCCAAAGTTGCAGCTGATGAACGTAGAGAGCTACATAGAAGAGAACGGCTATACCGGGGAGATCGCAAACGTCCAGAAGTAAAGGGTCGTACTGTGATTCTGATTGATGATGGTTTGGCTACAGGTGCCACTATGCTAGCTGCAGTTAAAGCATTGCGTTCAAAAAACCCATCAAATATAGTAATTGCTGTCCCGGTTGCCTCCTTAGATACATGCAGGGCTTTTGAAAGGGAAGTTGACGATCTAATCTGTGGCGCCACTCCGGAACCTTTCCATGGTGTAGGTGCCTGGTATGAGGACTTCAGGCAGGTAAGCGATGAGGAAGTCTGTGATATGCTGGAAAAAAGTATTTCATTACAAAAGCCAGGGGCGGACTGA
- a CDS encoding universal stress protein, which yields MSEKIENILIATDGSENVKNAVDWGIDLAKSTDAKVKALFVIPPVGVSAAVRGESWAEGTRTHLEKEGKEATEYVVEVGKAAGVEVEPVTVEDHPSEGIVNFAKENNMDLIVMGTLGATGLTQLLLGSVAENVVRHAKTSVMVVP from the coding sequence ATGAGTGAGAAAATTGAAAATATATTAATCGCTACTGATGGATCTGAGAATGTAAAGAATGCGGTAGATTGGGGTATAGATCTTGCAAAATCAACCGATGCAAAGGTCAAGGCCTTATTTGTCATACCGCCAGTAGGTGTTTCTGCTGCAGTTCGCGGAGAAAGCTGGGCTGAAGGAACGCGTACCCATTTAGAAAAGGAAGGAAAGGAAGCCACTGAATATGTTGTTGAAGTGGGTAAAGCAGCTGGAGTCGAAGTAGAACCAGTTACCGTTGAAGATCATCCATCTGAGGGGATAGTCAACTTTGCGAAGGAAAACAATATGGACCTCATCGTAATGGGAACACTGGGTGCAACAGGTCTAACCCAGCTCTTATTGGGAAGTGTAGCAGAAAATGTCGTACGTCATGCGAAAACGTCTGTGATGGTCGTCCCATAA
- a CDS encoding succinylglutamate desuccinylase/aspartoacylase family protein, translating into MQPPITIAGNTIQPGTRKSIELPIPSFYTHTSASMPVHIIHGRKPGPCLLVCAAIHGDEINGVEIIRRVLAHKTINNVKGTLITIPIVNVFGFVSQSRYLPDRRDLNRSFPGSKKGSMASRLANILMEEVVEHCSHIIDLHTGAVARENLPQIRACLVDDTETEALARAFGVPVIINTELRDGSLREAAREKNIPFLLYEAGEALRFDEVAIRAGVRGILGVMHHLGMRTKARKKKGYETVISQSTQWIRSPKSGILRSISPLGTLVKKGDLLAYVGDPLGEVETKVMSSIFGIVIGKTNLPLVHEGDAIYHIARYPEAEEVSNYIESYHDELDPLNDEIADKNNSLA; encoded by the coding sequence ATGCAACCACCAATAACAATAGCAGGGAATACGATCCAGCCAGGAACAAGAAAATCCATCGAATTACCGATTCCCAGCTTTTATACTCATACGTCGGCTTCAATGCCGGTTCATATTATACATGGCCGCAAACCCGGACCCTGCCTACTTGTGTGTGCCGCTATTCACGGGGATGAGATTAACGGTGTAGAAATTATTCGTCGTGTCCTTGCACATAAAACGATCAATAACGTCAAAGGCACTCTTATTACCATACCAATTGTAAATGTTTTTGGTTTTGTCTCCCAGTCCCGTTATTTACCGGATAGGCGAGATCTGAACCGCTCTTTTCCGGGTTCTAAAAAAGGTTCAATGGCATCCAGACTGGCAAACATCCTGATGGAAGAAGTAGTAGAGCATTGCAGTCATATAATTGATCTTCATACAGGAGCTGTTGCCCGGGAAAACTTACCTCAGATACGTGCATGCCTGGTAGATGATACTGAAACAGAAGCTTTAGCCCGTGCTTTTGGTGTACCGGTCATAATTAATACTGAATTGCGTGATGGCTCTTTGCGTGAAGCTGCTCGTGAGAAAAATATACCATTTCTATTATATGAAGCAGGTGAAGCACTTCGTTTTGATGAGGTCGCAATTCGAGCAGGTGTAAGGGGTATACTTGGAGTTATGCATCATTTAGGTATGAGGACAAAGGCCAGAAAAAAGAAAGGTTATGAGACTGTCATTTCCCAATCGACTCAATGGATTCGGTCTCCCAAAAGTGGAATATTACGTTCAATATCTCCTCTGGGGACATTGGTCAAAAAAGGAGATTTACTGGCCTATGTAGGTGACCCTCTGGGTGAGGTCGAAACAAAAGTTATGAGTTCAATTTTTGGGATTGTAATCGGAAAGACAAACCTGCCGCTGGTTCATGAAGGGGATGCTATATATCACATTGCCAGATATCCAGAAGCAGAAGAGGTTTCTAATTATATAGAATCATATCATGATGAACTTGATCCTCTAAACGATGAAATAGCAGACAAGAACAATTCCCTGGCATAA
- a CDS encoding PRC-barrel domain-containing protein, which produces MNGNAPKFLSASTIEKDKVEDLNGEDIGHIEELMIDLDFGTVAYAALSFKDKLFAVPWEALSLKEGEHRFVFHHDRSLLEEAEGFDKDNWPLSSERKWLTDVYAKYGFAPYWEK; this is translated from the coding sequence ATGAATGGAAATGCACCTAAATTTTTGTCAGCAAGTACAATCGAAAAAGACAAAGTAGAAGATTTAAACGGTGAAGACATTGGCCATATAGAAGAACTGATGATAGATCTGGACTTTGGTACGGTTGCCTATGCAGCCCTTTCCTTCAAAGACAAGTTATTTGCAGTTCCCTGGGAAGCATTGTCTTTGAAAGAAGGAGAGCACAGGTTTGTATTTCATCACGACAGGTCTCTACTTGAAGAAGCGGAAGGATTTGATAAAGATAATTGGCCATTGTCCAGTGAGCGCAAATGGTTGACGGATGTCTATGCAAAATATGGATTTGCTCCTTACTGGGAGAAGTAA
- a CDS encoding flavodoxin family protein, translated as MKVLVTYITRTGNTKKVAEAIFDGIDEQKEMKPLDEVNSLDGYDLTFIGFPINQFYPPETAQKFLSNQTSGKDIALFMTHGVPEGTGLILDWISTAKEMASGANIIGTFNCQGKVARKVLDILQDSDDPEMRDFANMCALAKEQPDRTRLQKARKFAKAMIYQKKEYIAP; from the coding sequence ATGAAAGTATTAGTAACATACATAACTCGAACGGGAAATACAAAGAAAGTTGCAGAAGCAATTTTTGATGGGATTGATGAACAAAAAGAAATGAAACCATTAGATGAAGTTAATAGCTTAGATGGTTACGATCTAACTTTTATTGGTTTTCCGATTAATCAATTCTATCCACCAGAAACAGCGCAGAAATTTTTAAGCAATCAAACATCTGGTAAAGACATTGCTTTGTTCATGACTCATGGAGTACCTGAGGGTACAGGATTGATACTGGATTGGATATCTACAGCTAAAGAAATGGCATCCGGGGCAAATATTATAGGTACTTTCAATTGTCAGGGTAAAGTTGCCCGGAAAGTACTGGATATTCTACAGGACTCTGATGATCCGGAAATGAGAGATTTTGCTAATATGTGTGCTCTGGCTAAAGAGCAGCCAGACAGAACTAGGTTGCAAAAAGCGCGTAAATTTGCAAAAGCGATGATATATCAAAAAAAGGAATATATAGCACCATAA
- a CDS encoding ATP-dependent DNA ligase, translating into MESFRKLVELYEKLDNSTSHKKIIELLAEHFQKLEPAEVKITAYLALGTIGPRFEKIDLGIGDKYGIQAISKAYDVDIEKVEIAFENQGDLGDVASDLNDRQRSSLTLKYVFQHFVQIRDVSGKGSQKRKINLLAEVLSQARPLESRYIMRIAQGNLRLGFGEKFLLEALALAFTGSRNNTAKVEDTYNVCTDIGQLGESLAKHGMSSLGKFSIKIGRPVQMMLASRVDTMEELNEKFSATMAAEEKYDGERVQVHVDGDNIKAFSRRLTDISAQFPDVIEAVRESVKAEKVVLDGEIVAYRQGEFLPFQELMQRRRKYHVKEYVEKIPVAVFFFDIIYLDGKSLMNRAYPERRQVLEENLVETEKVKLAGRVVSADFSRIQRFFDSCVEKGMEGIIIKSVKAKSTYRPGKRGWLWVKWKKEYIEDVRETFDLVIVGSYHGKGRRKGSFGALLCAVLNESEKRYETLAKVGTGFKDEDFAEINDLLKEYSVEKQPVNILVDSNMQPDKYIEPSVVIEVIGSEITSSPSHTSGQENSGNGYALRFPRFLRIRYDKGPEDATTVEEVKYLK; encoded by the coding sequence ATGGAGTCATTTCGGAAACTTGTAGAACTTTATGAAAAATTAGATAATTCTACATCTCATAAGAAAATAATTGAATTGCTGGCAGAGCATTTTCAAAAACTTGAGCCGGCAGAGGTGAAAATAACCGCATATCTTGCACTTGGTACAATCGGTCCCCGTTTTGAAAAAATTGATTTGGGAATTGGAGATAAATATGGTATACAAGCCATCTCCAAGGCCTATGATGTGGATATAGAAAAAGTAGAGATAGCATTTGAGAATCAAGGAGATCTGGGGGATGTGGCTTCTGATCTTAATGATAGACAGCGAAGTTCACTTACGCTCAAGTATGTCTTTCAGCATTTTGTGCAGATAAGGGACGTTTCAGGAAAGGGTAGCCAAAAAAGAAAGATAAATCTACTCGCAGAAGTCCTGTCACAGGCCAGGCCTTTGGAATCCAGATATATTATGCGTATTGCACAGGGAAATCTGAGGCTGGGTTTTGGTGAGAAATTTCTTCTGGAAGCTCTGGCTCTGGCCTTTACAGGTAGCCGGAATAATACAGCCAAAGTGGAAGATACATACAATGTATGTACTGATATCGGTCAGCTTGGCGAGTCTCTGGCAAAGCACGGGATGAGTTCACTGGGAAAATTTTCCATTAAAATAGGCCGGCCTGTCCAGATGATGCTAGCCAGCAGGGTAGATACTATGGAGGAGCTGAATGAGAAATTCTCTGCAACCATGGCAGCCGAGGAAAAATATGATGGAGAAAGGGTTCAGGTACATGTGGACGGGGATAATATAAAGGCGTTCTCAAGACGGCTAACTGATATTTCTGCACAGTTTCCTGATGTCATTGAGGCTGTTCGCGAAAGTGTAAAAGCTGAAAAAGTTGTCTTAGATGGAGAAATAGTTGCCTATAGGCAAGGGGAGTTCCTTCCTTTCCAGGAGCTTATGCAGCGCAGGCGAAAGTATCATGTCAAGGAATATGTGGAAAAAATCCCAGTTGCCGTATTTTTCTTTGATATTATATATCTCGATGGTAAATCCCTGATGAACAGGGCTTATCCTGAAAGGAGACAAGTTTTGGAAGAAAATCTCGTAGAGACAGAAAAAGTAAAACTTGCAGGTCGGGTTGTGAGTGCAGATTTCTCCCGGATACAGCGTTTTTTCGATTCTTGTGTGGAGAAGGGAATGGAAGGCATAATTATTAAGTCAGTAAAGGCTAAATCCACTTACAGGCCGGGAAAAAGGGGTTGGTTGTGGGTTAAGTGGAAAAAGGAATATATTGAAGACGTAAGAGAAACCTTTGACCTGGTGATTGTTGGAAGTTATCATGGTAAAGGGAGGCGCAAAGGTTCATTTGGAGCATTGTTATGTGCTGTGCTCAATGAAAGCGAAAAACGGTATGAAACTCTGGCTAAAGTAGGTACGGGTTTCAAAGATGAAGACTTTGCGGAAATCAACGATCTTCTAAAAGAATACTCCGTTGAAAAACAACCTGTCAACATTTTGGTAGACAGTAACATGCAACCAGATAAATACATTGAACCATCTGTTGTTATCGAAGTAATTGGATCGGAGATTACTTCAAGTCCCTCCCATACATCAGGTCAGGAAAATTCAGGGAATGGATACGCGCTACGTTTTCCACGTTTCCTTAGGATAAGGTATGACAAAGGCCCAGAGGATGCAACTACAGTTGAAGAGGTGAAATATCTGAAATGA
- a CDS encoding dienelactone hydrolase family protein, with protein sequence MVINKIQETVRIQMDSIILEGDLEVPEGAEGLVIFAHGSGSSRHSIRNKTVAKMLRQNKMATLLFDLLTPEEEEIDNVTAHLRFDIDLLSERLIGTTDWVLQNPPTKNLNIGYFGASTGAAAALSAASKRSDKIGAVVSRGGRPDLAEQALPSVKAPTLLIVGGKDYQVIDMNREALKILNCKKELQIIPGATHLFEEQGALEEVAKIAGNWFVEYLITD encoded by the coding sequence ATGGTTATTAATAAAATCCAGGAAACTGTACGCATCCAGATGGATTCTATTATCCTTGAGGGTGATTTGGAAGTCCCTGAAGGTGCTGAGGGATTAGTTATATTTGCTCATGGCAGTGGAAGTAGTCGACATAGTATACGTAACAAAACAGTTGCAAAAATGCTGCGGCAGAATAAAATGGCTACTCTTCTCTTTGATCTATTAACTCCAGAAGAAGAAGAAATCGACAATGTTACCGCACACTTGAGATTCGATATAGATCTTCTTTCTGAACGTCTTATAGGAACCACTGATTGGGTCCTCCAAAACCCGCCTACCAAAAATTTGAATATCGGTTATTTTGGAGCCAGTACAGGTGCTGCAGCTGCCCTTAGTGCAGCCAGTAAACGTTCAGACAAAATTGGTGCAGTGGTTTCCAGGGGAGGCAGACCTGATCTGGCAGAACAAGCCCTTCCGAGTGTAAAAGCACCTACCCTTCTGATAGTTGGAGGGAAAGATTATCAGGTTATAGACATGAATCGTGAGGCATTAAAAATATTAAACTGCAAGAAAGAACTCCAGATTATCCCAGGTGCCACCCATCTTTTCGAGGAGCAAGGAGCACTGGAGGAGGTAGCAAAGATCGCAGGAAATTGGTTTGTTGAATATTTAATCACAGACTAA
- a CDS encoding sensor histidine kinase: MSFQKNYSEKSFTTDVFDLWEDNVAILSVNGIISYTNKSWKQFFENNYLNPEEYNEGINYLKVCDEAIGENSNGVSVAAEGIRDVISGKIDAFKVEYPCHNSDEKRWFLLKATPLSKTYPTSVLLQHIDITEIKESEIVSQRKFAIEDTISSVSSLFIAPDNIDSAIVKSLGKIGKLCGASRAYLFLFHENEKVMDNTHEWCMEGVDPQKENLQELPVDMFPWWMQRLRKGEYIHITDVSSLPIEASAEREILEMQHIKSLIVLPVYIDGKISGFIGMDNVIGTGKWNEEDVSMLQMVATVIGQGLKSQRAEKELHKKADFEHLISEISSDFVTLSVDEVDTGIERALGSIGAFTGADRAYVFLFKGGYERVANTHEWCNEGIEPQIDNLQDIQLSEELPWLAEHILNCEIFYVHDVASLPKQAQLERELFELQHIRSLITVPMIQEGQLIGFLGFDAVYEYRIWTDTDRDLLKLIGQNITHLLKSKSDKETLINSEKKLQEREALYRAVTENSHDAIFIQKGNKLLFVNDTVCKLLGYTKDELYEMKDWDLIHSDDREKLQNYALRRASGKDVPSTYEVKVLTKSGDTLYVEFAITSIIYKGEYAALCSARDVTQRKKMEEDIKDKLNQIEMINANVPNVIWKSDIDKNSNFINTYISEAVDQLLALPPNTINNQWDKYFSYIKPQYMNGAMDAFTQGIAHPGETISREYEVVKADGTDAWFFSSGKVFHNNGSLQVYGNTIDITGRKKVEKALIQSKLLAEEASKTKSEFLANMSHELRTPLNSIIGFSQVLDSCEFGTLNEKQSRYLSNILYSGKHLLDLINDILDLSKIEAGRMDFEGEDINISEVIIETITMLGPVAEKKDVNMKCTNGPESLEIHADSMKIKEIMHNLLSNAIKFTPENGEVKVNLKVIDDQIHVSVSDNGTGIPKEKHEEIFDPFRQADSSSSRKFGGTGLGLALVKKYVEMHGGDIWLYSGVGKGSTFTFTIPASV; this comes from the coding sequence ATGTCTTTCCAGAAAAATTATAGTGAAAAAAGTTTCACAACTGACGTTTTTGATTTATGGGAAGACAATGTTGCAATCCTATCTGTGAATGGAATTATTTCTTACACAAATAAAAGCTGGAAACAGTTTTTTGAGAATAATTATCTGAATCCTGAAGAATACAATGAAGGTATAAATTACCTGAAGGTATGCGATGAAGCAATAGGTGAAAATTCAAACGGGGTTTCTGTTGCAGCAGAAGGAATAAGGGATGTAATAAGCGGGAAAATAGATGCATTTAAAGTTGAATATCCATGCCACAATTCGGATGAAAAACGCTGGTTTTTGCTGAAAGCCACGCCGCTTTCAAAGACCTATCCGACAAGTGTTCTTCTGCAGCATATAGATATAACGGAAATTAAAGAATCTGAAATTGTATCTCAAAGAAAGTTTGCTATCGAAGATACAATTTCTTCAGTATCATCCTTATTCATTGCACCGGATAATATCGATAGTGCAATCGTGAAGTCCCTTGGAAAAATTGGAAAATTGTGTGGTGCCAGCAGAGCGTACCTGTTTTTGTTCCATGAAAATGAAAAGGTGATGGACAATACACACGAATGGTGTATGGAAGGTGTAGATCCCCAGAAAGAGAATCTTCAGGAATTGCCTGTTGACATGTTTCCCTGGTGGATGCAGAGACTCAGGAAAGGTGAATACATCCATATCACCGATGTTTCTTCATTACCAATTGAAGCTTCTGCAGAACGTGAAATCCTTGAAATGCAGCACATCAAATCTCTCATAGTACTACCTGTATATATTGATGGAAAAATATCGGGATTTATCGGGATGGATAATGTAATAGGTACGGGAAAATGGAATGAAGAGGACGTCTCTATGCTTCAGATGGTAGCTACTGTGATCGGTCAGGGCCTGAAAAGTCAACGTGCTGAAAAAGAACTGCACAAAAAGGCTGATTTTGAACACCTCATTAGTGAGATATCGTCGGATTTTGTGACATTGAGTGTGGATGAGGTTGATACGGGGATCGAACGTGCTCTGGGTTCTATTGGGGCTTTCACCGGGGCTGACCGTGCTTATGTGTTCCTATTTAAGGGAGGATATGAGCGTGTGGCAAACACTCACGAGTGGTGCAATGAGGGTATTGAGCCACAAATCGACAACCTTCAGGATATTCAGCTGAGTGAAGAATTGCCGTGGCTTGCTGAACATATACTCAACTGTGAGATATTTTATGTACATGATGTTGCATCCCTGCCCAAACAGGCACAACTAGAACGTGAACTTTTCGAATTACAACACATTCGATCACTTATCACTGTACCTATGATTCAAGAAGGCCAGCTTATTGGTTTCCTGGGTTTTGATGCTGTGTATGAATATCGAATATGGACTGATACTGACAGGGACCTGTTGAAGCTGATTGGCCAAAACATTACCCATTTGCTTAAAAGCAAAAGTGACAAAGAAACGTTGATCAATTCAGAAAAAAAGCTGCAGGAGAGGGAAGCTCTTTATCGGGCTGTAACTGAAAATAGTCACGATGCTATATTTATTCAAAAAGGTAACAAGCTGCTTTTTGTGAATGATACTGTCTGTAAGCTCCTTGGATATACAAAAGATGAATTATATGAAATGAAGGACTGGGATCTAATCCATTCGGATGATAGGGAAAAATTGCAAAACTATGCACTAAGAAGAGCATCGGGAAAAGATGTCCCTTCTACATATGAGGTTAAAGTATTAACAAAAAGTGGGGATACTTTGTATGTAGAGTTTGCGATTACTTCTATTATTTACAAAGGGGAATATGCAGCTCTTTGCAGTGCAAGGGATGTCACCCAGCGTAAAAAAATGGAAGAGGATATTAAAGACAAATTGAATCAGATAGAAATGATAAATGCAAATGTTCCCAATGTCATCTGGAAATCTGACATCGATAAAAATAGTAATTTTATAAACACATATATTTCCGAAGCTGTAGATCAATTATTAGCTCTTCCTCCAAATACGATTAATAACCAGTGGGACAAATATTTCAGTTACATCAAACCCCAGTATATGAATGGTGCAATGGATGCCTTCACACAGGGAATTGCCCATCCCGGCGAAACCATATCCCGGGAATATGAAGTAGTAAAAGCAGATGGAACAGATGCATGGTTTTTTTCCTCTGGAAAGGTGTTCCATAATAATGGTAGCTTGCAGGTTTACGGTAATACCATCGATATAACCGGGCGAAAAAAGGTTGAAAAGGCTCTTATCCAATCGAAGCTTCTTGCTGAGGAAGCAAGCAAGACCAAATCCGAATTCCTCGCAAACATGAGCCACGAACTCCGCACCCCTCTTAATTCAATTATCGGTTTTAGCCAGGTGCTTGATTCATGTGAATTCGGTACTTTGAATGAAAAGCAATCAAGATATTTATCCAATATCCTTTATAGTGGAAAACATCTTCTTGACCTGATCAATGATATACTTGACCTGTCCAAAATTGAAGCAGGCAGGATGGATTTTGAAGGTGAAGACATTAATATCTCTGAAGTTATTATTGAAACCATTACGATGCTCGGGCCGGTGGCAGAAAAGAAAGATGTCAATATGAAATGTACGAATGGGCCTGAATCTCTGGAAATACATGCAGATAGTATGAAAATCAAGGAAATTATGCATAATCTGCTGAGCAATGCAATAAAATTTACACCGGAAAATGGTGAGGTCAAGGTCAACTTAAAAGTTATCGATGACCAAATCCATGTATCTGTTTCAGATAATGGTACTGGCATTCCAAAAGAAAAGCATGAAGAAATATTTGATCCATTCCGCCAGGCAGATTCATCTTCCTCTCGCAAATTTGGAGGGACTGGTCTGGGTCTTGCCCTTGTCAAAAAATATGTAGAAATGCATGGTGGGGATATCTGGCTATACAGTGGAGTTGGTAAGGGCAGTACCTTTACGTTCACAATACCTGCCAGTGTGTAA
- a CDS encoding amphi-Trp domain-containing protein, which translates to MTEPEKEIEKKYSYNKQELIGFLDQFKTQIKAGKIEIGQEHVEIPDGNMDVEYGFKIENGQKEIEIEIKWKK; encoded by the coding sequence ATGACAGAACCAGAAAAGGAAATTGAGAAGAAGTATTCATACAATAAACAGGAACTTATTGGATTTTTGGATCAGTTTAAGACCCAAATTAAGGCTGGAAAAATAGAGATCGGACAAGAACATGTTGAGATACCCGATGGCAACATGGACGTAGAATATGGTTTCAAAATTGAAAATGGCCAAAAAGAGATTGAAATAGAAATAAAATGGAAAAAATAA
- the polX gene encoding DNA polymerase/3'-5' exonuclease PolX, giving the protein MINREIAKLLYEIADIFEYKEVEWKPRAYRKAARKIGDMREDISGLYSKKGREGLENIPGVGSRIADHIVEYIETGSVEEFRKIRKQTPRGASKIIKIRGLGPKKAKKLMDELDIQSIPDLKEAIKNQEIRKLEGFGKKTEENLDKAISQYEKSHERMLLPKAMDLAEEIIAYMEENTTLKKIDYAGSLRRMKETIGDIDILVVASDPEEVMDAFVNFENVDEVESRGKTRSTIIFQNGGHVDLRVVPESSYGAALQYFTGSKDHNIELRNLALSKGYKLSEYGLFKEDSKIKIEGKEEDRIYAKLGLSFIPPQLRENRGELECAKNTLPSLVKVEDIRGDLHVHTSYSDGTDSLNSMITQADKLGYEYIGITDHSRSRKIAGGLGTDKVKDQWKEIDGLREDFDIEILKGIEVDILPDGSLDCPDDILEEMDIVVGSIHSGYKSSKKKMTERITTALQNEFLHVLGHPTSRKIGIREAYDVDLDKIFETAAENGKLMEINSQPERLDLNDNLILRAKEYDLKFCISSDSHSSAQLDFMKYGIGQARRGWLTKDDIANTYSLKKLKRLIG; this is encoded by the coding sequence ATGATCAATCGGGAAATAGCCAAACTGCTCTATGAGATTGCGGATATATTTGAATATAAAGAAGTAGAGTGGAAACCTCGTGCATACCGCAAAGCAGCCAGAAAAATAGGGGATATGAGGGAAGACATCTCAGGGCTCTACTCAAAAAAGGGCAGGGAAGGATTGGAAAACATTCCCGGTGTTGGGAGCCGTATTGCAGACCACATTGTTGAATATATTGAGACCGGTTCTGTGGAAGAATTTAGAAAGATAAGAAAGCAAACTCCCAGGGGTGCTAGTAAGATAATAAAGATTAGAGGACTTGGTCCTAAAAAGGCAAAAAAACTCATGGATGAACTTGACATACAATCAATACCCGATCTGAAAGAGGCAATTAAAAATCAGGAGATCCGCAAACTTGAAGGGTTTGGGAAAAAGACTGAAGAAAATCTGGATAAAGCAATTTCCCAATACGAAAAAAGCCATGAACGCATGCTTTTACCAAAAGCAATGGATTTGGCGGAAGAAATTATAGCTTATATGGAAGAAAACACTACCCTGAAAAAAATAGATTACGCTGGGTCTCTGCGGCGGATGAAGGAAACGATCGGGGATATTGATATACTGGTTGTTGCTTCGGATCCTGAAGAAGTCATGGATGCCTTTGTTAATTTTGAAAATGTGGACGAGGTTGAATCCCGGGGTAAGACACGCAGTACAATAATATTCCAAAACGGCGGTCATGTAGATTTGAGAGTGGTTCCTGAAAGTAGTTATGGAGCAGCATTACAGTATTTTACAGGTTCAAAGGATCATAACATCGAACTGAGAAATCTTGCCCTCTCGAAAGGCTATAAGCTTTCGGAATATGGATTGTTTAAAGAGGATTCCAAAATAAAGATTGAAGGAAAAGAAGAAGATAGAATCTACGCAAAATTAGGCTTAAGTTTCATTCCGCCACAACTGCGGGAAAACAGGGGAGAGTTGGAATGTGCAAAAAATACACTTCCTTCACTGGTGAAAGTAGAAGATATCAGGGGCGATCTGCATGTCCATACCTCTTACAGTGACGGAACGGATAGCCTCAATTCTATGATCACACAGGCCGATAAATTGGGATATGAGTATATTGGTATCACTGATCATTCCAGATCCCGCAAGATCGCCGGTGGTTTAGGTACCGATAAGGTAAAAGATCAGTGGAAGGAAATAGATGGACTCCGCGAGGATTTTGATATAGAAATCCTGAAAGGTATTGAAGTGGATATCCTTCCTGATGGAAGTTTGGATTGTCCGGATGACATTCTTGAGGAAATGGATATTGTCGTGGGATCTATTCATTCCGGTTATAAGTCTTCCAAAAAGAAAATGACTGAAAGGATAACTACGGCCCTGCAAAATGAATTTTTGCATGTGCTGGGACATCCTACAAGCCGCAAGATTGGTATTCGGGAAGCATATGATGTTGACCTTGACAAAATCTTCGAAACAGCGGCAGAAAACGGTAAACTTATGGAAATAAACAGCCAGCCGGAAAGGCTTGATCTTAACGACAACCTGATTTTACGAGCCAAAGAATATGACCTTAAGTTTTGCATCAGCAGCGACAGTCATTCCTCTGCACAACTGGATTTCATGAAATACGGTATCGGACAAGCACGCAGAGGATGGCTTACAAAGGATGATATTGCGAACACTTATTCACTGAAAAAACTGAAACGATTGATTGGCTGA